A stretch of Bacteroidota bacterium DNA encodes these proteins:
- a CDS encoding EamA/RhaT family transporter, with protein sequence MTYLLLSIILTSSLILFFKVFEKYKIDIFQALVFNYLTASSIGFLTGDTTSGIEYFPQWLPISILLGGLFISIFYAVSLTAIRISVSAATVANKMSVVIPVSVAFCLYKDPITVQKVVGITLALAAVYMTSRRENTSVAPLNGKQLILLPVIVFTGSGIIDAVVNYAQVNYLHGQNNELFLAVAFGAAFIAGASILFVRLILKKIKIEFRNIVAGICLGIPNFFSIFTLIKALDAKLFESSVLYPVNNMGVVTVSAVAAYLFFREKLSMLNLFGIICALISIILISINLI encoded by the coding sequence ATGACCTACCTATTATTAAGTATTATTTTAACCAGTTCATTGATCTTATTTTTCAAGGTTTTTGAAAAATATAAAATCGACATATTCCAGGCTCTTGTTTTCAACTACCTGACCGCCTCGTCGATCGGCTTTTTAACCGGAGATACAACTAGCGGTATTGAGTATTTTCCACAATGGTTACCCATAAGCATATTGCTTGGGGGATTATTTATTTCTATTTTCTATGCTGTTTCGTTAACAGCAATCCGGATAAGTGTTTCGGCGGCTACTGTAGCGAACAAAATGTCGGTCGTTATTCCTGTTTCTGTCGCCTTCTGCTTGTACAAAGATCCAATAACAGTTCAAAAAGTGGTCGGCATCACACTCGCCCTCGCTGCAGTTTACATGACATCAAGGAGAGAGAATACTTCAGTAGCCCCTCTTAACGGTAAACAATTGATACTGTTACCTGTTATTGTTTTCACAGGAAGCGGGATCATTGATGCGGTGGTGAATTATGCCCAGGTCAATTACCTGCACGGACAAAACAATGAATTATTTTTGGCTGTTGCTTTTGGAGCGGCTTTTATTGCAGGTGCTTCGATCCTTTTTGTCAGATTAATTCTAAAAAAAATAAAAATAGAATTCAGAAATATTGTGGCTGGTATATGTTTAGGGATACCCAATTTCTTTTCAATATTCACCCTGATAAAGGCGTTAGATGCAAAATTGTTTGAAAGCAGTGTTTTATATCCCGTAAACAATATGGGGGTAGTTACGGTTTCGGCGGTCGCCGCTTACCTCTTTTTCAGGGAAAAACTATCAATGCTAAATTTATTTGGCATTATTTGTGCCTTGATATCGATTATACTCATTTCCATTAATCTCATTTGA
- a CDS encoding pyridoxal-phosphate dependent enzyme codes for MYYNNILETIGHTPMVKLNKVTKDVKALCLAKVETFNPGNSIKDRMALKMIEDAEKQGKLKPGYTIIEGTSGNTGMGLAMCAIIKGYKCIFTTTDKQSKEKVDALRAFGAEVIVCPTNVAPEDPRSYYSVSSRLEKETPNSWKANQYDNPSNTQAHYETTGPEIWEQTEGKITHLVVGVGTGGTISGTGKYLKEKNPKIKVWGIDTYGSVFKKYKETGIFDKNEIYPYITEGIGEDFLPENVDFNVIDHFEKVTDKDAAIYTREIVRQEGIFVGNSAGSAIAGLLQLKDKLTKDDVVVIIFHDHGTRYLGKMFNDEWMRDRGFLTTEKTKAIDLIQSHKHNKLITIESDTPVNVVLEKMIRFNISQIPVTHKGEFVGSIDDSYLFSKLLTKPELREQKIELLMQPPLPFVDASTNIREVSKKITKENTAVLVKDETGAPHIITKQDIIEAIG; via the coding sequence ATGTATTACAATAACATTCTCGAAACCATAGGCCATACACCAATGGTTAAATTAAACAAGGTCACTAAGGACGTTAAGGCCCTTTGCCTGGCTAAGGTGGAAACATTTAACCCCGGCAATTCCATTAAGGACCGCATGGCTTTGAAAATGATAGAAGACGCGGAAAAGCAGGGCAAACTAAAACCCGGTTATACTATTATTGAAGGCACCTCCGGCAATACCGGGATGGGACTGGCAATGTGTGCAATTATTAAAGGGTACAAATGTATTTTTACCACCACAGATAAGCAGAGCAAAGAAAAAGTGGATGCCCTGCGCGCTTTTGGCGCGGAAGTGATTGTTTGTCCTACGAATGTTGCTCCCGAGGATCCCCGCTCCTACTACTCTGTTTCATCGCGTCTCGAAAAAGAGACTCCCAATTCATGGAAGGCCAATCAATATGACAACCCATCGAACACACAGGCCCACTATGAAACCACGGGTCCTGAAATATGGGAACAAACAGAGGGCAAAATAACTCATCTGGTTGTCGGGGTCGGAACAGGCGGCACAATAAGCGGTACGGGAAAATATTTAAAGGAAAAAAATCCGAAAATAAAAGTATGGGGAATTGATACCTATGGATCAGTATTCAAGAAGTATAAGGAAACCGGCATTTTTGACAAGAATGAAATATACCCGTATATAACCGAAGGAATCGGTGAAGATTTTCTTCCGGAGAATGTTGACTTTAATGTGATCGATCATTTTGAAAAGGTTACCGATAAAGACGCCGCCATATATACCCGTGAGATCGTTCGCCAGGAGGGAATTTTTGTGGGTAATTCAGCAGGCTCAGCCATCGCGGGCCTGCTCCAGTTAAAGGATAAGTTAACGAAGGATGATGTGGTAGTGATCATTTTTCACGACCATGGCACACGCTACCTCGGCAAAATGTTCAATGACGAGTGGATGCGCGACAGGGGATTTCTTACCACAGAAAAAACCAAAGCCATTGACCTTATTCAAAGCCACAAACACAACAAACTTATTACCATTGAGTCGGACACTCCCGTAAATGTTGTTCTCGAAAAAATGATACGGTTTAATATTTCGCAGATCCCTGTGACACATAAAGGCGAATTTGTCGGATCCATAGATGACTCCTACCTGTTCAGCAAACTACTGACAAAGCCTGAATTACGTGAGCAAAAAATTGAATTACTTATGCAGCCTCCCCTTCCCTTCGTAGACGCTTCAACAAACATACGGGAGGTCTCAAAAAAAATAACCAAAGAAAATACTGCTGTCCTGGTAAAAGATGAAACAGGTGCTCCCCATATTATCACCAAGCAGGATATTATTGAGGCGATTGGTTAA
- a CDS encoding ABC transporter permease: MNAEFFIAKRILSGGRQTKQISTPIVRIAVGGIALGLAVMIITIAIVTGFQNEIREKIIGFGAHIQIINYDNNTSQEPAPISRQQDFLPLLKKLPEVKHVQVFALKNGLIKTKTDNEGVLLKGIDSDFDWSFIKKNMKEGDVFKVNDNNLEKKIVISKNIAGRLDKKINDRLLIYFITQKKYNDSAGTIQYEERVKEFFISGIYSTGFDEYDKKMVFVDIAQVQKLSYWDKNQVGGFEVTIKDFNDIDKAGEAVDELVGQNLIAQTIRQVNETIFSWLDLQDVNAMIVIGLMVLVASINMISALLILILERTNMIGILKALGSTNWNIQKVFLYNAAYLIGLGLFWGNVIGLGLCLVQQYFGIITLPEETYYVPVVPINIDIVHVLLLNAGTLITCLVMLLVPSFIVSKITPVKAIRFS; encoded by the coding sequence ATGAATGCGGAATTTTTCATAGCCAAACGTATTTTAAGCGGCGGGCGGCAAACTAAACAGATATCAACTCCAATTGTTCGCATCGCTGTTGGCGGCATTGCTTTGGGCTTAGCGGTAATGATCATTACCATTGCCATTGTAACCGGCTTTCAGAATGAGATTCGGGAAAAAATAATCGGGTTCGGCGCGCACATCCAGATCATCAATTACGATAATAACACTTCCCAGGAACCTGCCCCGATCAGCCGGCAGCAGGACTTTTTACCCTTACTGAAAAAACTTCCGGAAGTAAAACATGTGCAGGTCTTTGCCCTTAAAAACGGGTTGATAAAAACAAAAACAGACAATGAAGGTGTGTTGCTGAAAGGTATTGACAGTGATTTTGACTGGAGCTTCATCAAAAAAAACATGAAGGAAGGCGACGTATTTAAAGTCAACGACAATAATCTCGAAAAAAAAATTGTTATATCGAAAAATATTGCCGGGCGACTGGATAAAAAGATCAACGACCGCCTGCTGATCTATTTTATCACGCAAAAGAAGTATAACGATTCCGCCGGCACTATACAATACGAAGAGCGTGTAAAGGAATTTTTCATCAGCGGCATTTACAGCACAGGCTTTGATGAGTATGATAAAAAAATGGTGTTTGTTGACATCGCGCAGGTGCAGAAACTGAGCTATTGGGATAAAAACCAGGTGGGAGGCTTTGAAGTGACGATTAAAGATTTCAATGATATTGATAAAGCGGGCGAGGCTGTTGATGAATTAGTGGGTCAGAACCTGATCGCGCAAACTATACGGCAGGTGAATGAAACTATTTTTTCGTGGCTCGACCTGCAGGATGTGAACGCGATGATCGTGATCGGGCTTATGGTGCTCGTGGCGTCTATCAACATGATATCGGCACTGCTTATACTCATCCTTGAACGCACCAATATGATCGGGATACTAAAAGCGCTGGGCTCGACCAACTGGAACATACAGAAGGTGTTTTTATACAATGCGGCTTACCTGATCGGACTGGGATTATTTTGGGGTAATGTTATTGGTCTGGGGTTGTGCCTGGTACAGCAGTATTTCGGGATCATCACCTTGCCCGAAGAAACGTATTATGTGCCTGTAGTGCCTATTAATATTGATATTGTACATGTATTACTTCTGAATGCCGGAACACTCATTACGTGTTTGGTGATGCTCCTGGTGCCTTCATTTATTGTTTCAAAAATCACCCCGGTAAAGGCAATACGATTCAGCTAA
- a CDS encoding DUF1343 domain-containing protein, which produces MGKSLIVLFQIISFSLFTQGLVQINNAEKTAADVKVGAQRFDIYLPLLKDKVIAIVSNQTSLVGNTHLLDTLLSLGVTVKKIFGPEHGFRGTADAGADVKTMKDIKTGIPVISLYGKKEKPSGSDLKGIDIVVFDIQDVGVRFYTYLSTLHYVMEACAENNKPVIVLDRPNPNGYYIDGPVLEDKYKSYVGLHPVPIVYGMTIGEYALMINGEKWLKHAVQCSLKVIPVEGYDHNDYYELPVKPSPNLPNMASVYLYPSLALFEGTVVSVGRGTETPFEVIGHPKLQNAKFQFTPHSIPGASVNPPYKDQLCYGFDLRNFGNLFIKNTKSLYLYWLQGTYKNTPDKATYFNNYFNTLAGTGTLKQQIIDGVDEITIRKSWEPGLKQFKEIRKKYLLYKDFAP; this is translated from the coding sequence ATGGGTAAAAGTTTAATTGTTCTGTTTCAGATCATCAGCTTCAGCCTGTTCACACAGGGCCTGGTGCAGATTAATAATGCTGAGAAAACAGCTGCTGACGTGAAAGTAGGCGCACAGCGTTTCGACATCTATCTGCCCCTGCTTAAGGACAAAGTGATTGCCATTGTGAGTAATCAAACCTCGTTGGTGGGGAATACCCATTTGCTGGATACCTTACTTTCGCTTGGCGTTACTGTGAAAAAAATATTCGGTCCTGAACATGGTTTCAGGGGAACTGCAGATGCCGGGGCGGATGTTAAAACCATGAAGGATATAAAAACGGGCATACCTGTTATTTCACTTTATGGTAAAAAGGAAAAACCTTCAGGTTCCGATCTGAAAGGTATTGATATTGTTGTGTTTGACATACAGGATGTAGGTGTTCGTTTTTACACCTATCTGTCGACCTTGCATTATGTAATGGAGGCTTGCGCCGAAAACAATAAACCGGTAATTGTACTCGACAGGCCTAACCCCAACGGATATTACATAGACGGACCTGTACTCGAAGATAAATATAAGTCATACGTGGGTTTGCACCCTGTGCCAATTGTGTACGGCATGACCATTGGTGAATACGCGCTGATGATAAACGGAGAGAAATGGTTGAAACATGCTGTGCAATGCAGCCTGAAGGTGATACCGGTTGAAGGCTACGATCACAACGATTATTATGAACTTCCGGTAAAGCCATCACCTAATTTGCCGAACATGGCTTCCGTTTACCTGTATCCTTCGCTCGCTCTTTTTGAAGGTACAGTGGTAAGTGTTGGCCGCGGTACGGAAACACCTTTTGAAGTAATCGGCCATCCTAAACTGCAGAACGCAAAATTTCAATTCACCCCGCACAGCATTCCGGGGGCAAGTGTGAATCCGCCATATAAAGACCAATTATGTTACGGTTTCGATCTGCGTAACTTTGGCAACCTGTTCATAAAAAATACGAAAAGCCTTTATTTGTACTGGCTGCAGGGCACTTATAAAAACACACCCGATAAGGCGACTTATTTTAACAACTATTTCAATACCCTTGCAGGAACCGGAACCCTTAAGCAGCAGATTATTGATGGAGTTGATGAAATCACTATTCGAAAGAGCTGGGAGCCCGGTTTGAAGCAATTTAAAGAGATCCGGAAAAAGTATTTGCTATATAAAGATTTTGCCCCCTAA
- a CDS encoding SWIB/MDM2 domain-containing protein, whose protein sequence is MAKKTAKKAAKKAPAKKSARKPNAALLKPYTPSAALAEVVGKNAIPRSQVVKKLWAYIKSNGLQDKKNKRMINADAKLKPIFSGKGQVSMFEMSKHLSKHLK, encoded by the coding sequence ATGGCAAAAAAAACGGCTAAAAAAGCTGCTAAGAAAGCTCCAGCCAAAAAATCGGCACGCAAACCAAACGCGGCACTATTGAAACCTTACACACCAAGCGCTGCTTTAGCAGAAGTTGTTGGAAAAAACGCTATTCCTCGCAGCCAGGTTGTTAAAAAATTATGGGCTTACATCAAATCAAATGGCCTGCAAGACAAAAAGAACAAACGTATGATCAACGCTGATGCTAAACTGAAACCTATTTTCAGTGGCAAAGGCCAGGTATCCATGTTTGAAATGTCTAAACACCTTTCTAAACATTTGAAATAA
- a CDS encoding ABC transporter ATP-binding protein — MKLLFSYLKNHWALGILALLLAAINQCFSLADPYIGGKIMNRFATLFTDTTTERSLPVFFNMIIFLLLASMGVAMVSRIAKNFQDYFTNVIIQRTGAKMYTDGIKHSLELPYHEFEDQRSGETLGKIQKMRSDSEKFITSFVNVVFQSLVGVVFVVVYAIRVHWVIAPLFLLTVPVLGLISSLLSKKIKTVSKTILGETTALAGSTTESLRNIELVKSLGLTQQEIGRLNTVTEKILKLELNKVKYIRSLSFVQGTSVNFLRTCLVFMLYFLVFRGQINIGEVFTLMLYSFFIFGPLQELGNVIAIYRETQASLQNFETLMNKSPEPKPAHPVKLGSVNSLSFNEVVFRHQSAGTNAVDGISFEIKTGETIAFVGPSGSGKTTLVKLLVGLYKPVSGTIKYNNIPEQEIDIYELRRQIGFVSQDTQLFSGTIKENLLFVNPTATDAECMDALNKAACQNLLARAANGIETVIGEGGIKVSGGEKQRLSIARALLRKPHLVIFDEATSALDSLTEEEITKTIRDVSSGEDRITVMIAHRLSTIMHADRIFVLERGRIIESGKHDDLLKQMGLYHAMWRQQIGERHNHTTSQAKVLN, encoded by the coding sequence ATGAAACTACTCTTCTCCTATTTAAAAAACCATTGGGCATTGGGCATCCTTGCTCTTTTGCTCGCGGCCATTAACCAATGTTTCTCTTTGGCCGACCCATACATTGGCGGGAAGATCATGAACCGCTTTGCCACACTTTTTACGGATACCACTACAGAACGATCGTTACCGGTATTCTTTAATATGATCATTTTTCTGCTGCTCGCTTCAATGGGAGTGGCAATGGTATCTCGCATTGCCAAAAACTTCCAGGATTATTTTACAAATGTTATTATACAGCGTACGGGAGCAAAAATGTATACAGACGGGATCAAACACTCGCTTGAACTTCCTTACCATGAATTTGAAGACCAGCGCAGCGGCGAAACACTGGGAAAGATCCAGAAGATGCGTTCCGATTCGGAAAAATTCATCACATCGTTTGTGAATGTGGTTTTCCAATCATTAGTGGGAGTTGTTTTTGTTGTAGTGTATGCTATACGTGTTCACTGGGTCATCGCGCCATTGTTTCTTTTAACTGTTCCGGTGCTTGGACTAATAAGCTCTCTGTTAAGTAAAAAAATAAAAACTGTATCGAAAACTATATTGGGCGAAACAACCGCTCTCGCCGGATCTACCACCGAATCGTTAAGGAACATTGAGTTGGTAAAAAGCCTGGGGCTTACACAGCAGGAGATCGGGCGATTAAATACAGTTACAGAAAAAATACTGAAACTTGAACTCAACAAAGTAAAATACATCCGCAGCCTGAGTTTTGTTCAGGGTACTTCGGTTAATTTTTTACGTACCTGTCTTGTATTCATGCTGTACTTCCTTGTTTTCAGGGGACAAATAAATATCGGGGAAGTATTCACCCTGATGTTGTATTCTTTCTTTATTTTCGGACCGTTGCAGGAGTTGGGTAATGTTATTGCCATTTACCGTGAAACACAGGCCTCGCTGCAAAACTTTGAAACATTGATGAACAAGTCGCCGGAGCCCAAACCGGCACATCCTGTAAAACTTGGTTCTGTAAATTCACTTTCATTCAATGAGGTAGTGTTCCGCCACCAAAGTGCCGGTACCAATGCTGTCGATGGAATAAGCTTTGAAATTAAAACCGGCGAAACAATCGCGTTTGTCGGTCCTTCGGGTTCCGGTAAAACAACATTGGTGAAGCTGCTGGTTGGCTTATACAAACCTGTTTCGGGGACTATTAAATACAATAACATTCCCGAACAGGAAATTGATATATACGAATTGCGCAGGCAGATAGGTTTTGTATCGCAGGACACACAGTTGTTCTCGGGAACAATCAAAGAAAACCTGTTATTTGTTAACCCGACCGCCACTGATGCCGAATGTATGGACGCCCTGAATAAAGCGGCTTGCCAGAATTTACTGGCCCGCGCTGCAAATGGAATTGAAACGGTTATCGGCGAAGGCGGCATTAAAGTATCGGGGGGTGAAAAGCAGCGCCTATCCATTGCCCGCGCCCTTTTGCGCAAGCCTCATTTAGTTATTTTCGACGAAGCTACCTCCGCGCTTGATTCACTAACGGAAGAAGAGATCACCAAGACCATAAGAGATGTATCAAGCGGCGAAGATCGCATTACGGTTATGATAGCGCATCGTTTATCCACCATCATGCATGCCGACCGGATATTTGTACTGGAGCGCGGCCGTATCATTGAATCGGGCAAACACGATGATCTGCTAAAACAAATGGGCCTGTATCATGCTATGTGGCGCCAGCAAATTGGTGAGCGGCATAATCATACAACCAGCCAGGCAAAGGTGTTGAATTAG